cacacacacacacaaaaagtttttgtgattggatggatgaatgtgactagtttgggatATGGTTGAATGGAGAATGTGACTAGCTGGGTGGTTGAATGGTAAGTGGGTCACGGCTGGGAgacagtgtgtaagtgtgtggtggCTGCTTTGGGGGTGGCCGTTTGTTGTGTTGAATTTGTGAGGGTAGGCTACTTGTGGTGTTGCTTGTTGTGTTATGGACATGGGAAGACTGCTTCTAGGGCTGCATGTGTGGGAGAAATTATGCTTATCTGGTTGCTGGTGTGAGAGAGTGTTTTTAGGCATACCCATGCAGGCTGTTGGGGGCTTGCGAGTGTGGATGCGGCTGTTTGCAgtgtagtatgtgtgtcatgTAAATAGGGGCTGATAGAgattgcagtatgtgtgtgtgtttagtgggaTAGGTGCTATAGAGCATGCTTGGGAGATCAAGACTATAGTATGCGATTAAGAGGAAATTGAGGCTGTAATATATGTGTGCAGGGAGAATAAAGGCTGCAATGTACGTGTACAGGGGTTATAGTGTATATTTTGGGGTGATCAGGACTGTTGCATGGATTGCAGGGGTAGATAGGGACTGTTgcttgtgtgtggaggggggggggggggagagatagtggcaagtatatatattaaaaaaaaaaacacaaccatcaccacacattttttaataacataaaataaactaaagtTTAATCCCCTCTCCCCGTGGCTTACCTTGGGCTGGAGAATACTGATCCCTAGTGTGAAAAGCGGATGGTACTGACAGCTCCTTCTGGGTAGCAAATGTATTAAAGCATTGCCGTGGGAGCCACACCCCTTGACATTCCAATTTTCCCAATGGCCAGACCATGGCTGCCCCCACGGTATGAGAATGAGCTGTCAGGTAAGGAAGATCTTGGACATCCCCACCAGACGTGCCACCCTGATTACCTACGATTACCACCCTGAGGCCATGTCGGAAATCCGGCTCTGCCTTAACCAGCACTAGCAGTGACTAGGGGGTTACCATTGCAACTGCAGGGTATTTGCTTTTGGAAAGCAGATGGAGTGCCTGTGGGAGGTCTGTTCTGCGCTTTCTTTTCAGTCAATTCTTCATTGACAGGTGGGAGGAAGGCCTAATTTTAAACAGGggtttctcccaatctatacagtTACTAGCAAATCTGATAGCACAATTTAAAGATAGAATTTGATGCTCATCTTAAAGAGAATAAGTTGTTACAGGAATGGTGAGTACCCTTAACATTATGTGTTTACATGTTAAATTGATGTAAAGTCACCTGGTTAATTAAAGAAAAATGGCCAAGGTGGTAAAAAGCCAAACTCTTTAGAGTTAGAGATCAATTCCAACTCCTCTATTTTGGAATTAACATTAAAACACCATGTTTACACGAACCATCACATTTCTTTAAAGTGTTGGGTCTTATCTTGTGGGTAAttcaattaattatatatttgctaCAGCCAAAGGTTTCTACATATTGTAAAATGGAACTCTCTTAAACACCAGTTTCTcctatacaaaaacacacaacacacataattATACACGTATACAAACAAACCCACCCATTAGCACATAATCttccatatttttaaataatttagaaTATAGAAGTCATCATACAGTTTCATAAATCTAAGGTAGAGGAAAGCAATTTTTCCATTACACTTCTTCTCTCACATGGTATttgaacttttaaaatatatcagaaCAAGGAGTTAAAAGTGAATCGGAAAATTAATCCTCCTGTTCAACTTGAAAAGTAACACGTATGTATGTCTCAAATCTCTCAGGATAAAATGTTACAAAACTCGTAGAAAATCAGCTTTTACTTAAAGATTTCCTTTAAGGAAAATAAATGTTCAAGTTAAGCCCGTGTATTCACTTGGaggttttgcaaaaaaaaaaaaaaaaaaaattaaacaaaacaagaaaacttttttggttatactacaaaccattttaaaatattgAGATATGGAGGGCTGAGACCTTTAATCACTGTGTTCTGCACACATCTACGATGCAAAACTTTGCCCGGCAAGTTGGACATGGCGCACAGCTGGAGAGCCAAGTCTCTGGATGAATCTGATCCTGGCGGCTTGCAAACCACTTCCCCATACAGGTCAGGCACCACATAGGCCGACAATAACACTGTTGGCACTCGCCTTCATTAAATGCGTTACAGCGCTTCATAAGCTTAATGTTGGCATTTGTCTGCATGCAGCCTATGCAGGGTTCCAGCTCCTAGGAAGATGAAAGCGTGCGTTATAAATGATCAGTCATTATTATTTAGGCCAGGATTGAGAGGTTTATCATTGGGGATACAGTACCTAACATGAAGTTAGTATGACATTCCAAAAACAAATTAAAGATCTAGATATAGGCACGGCTTCCTTAGTAAAATCTTCATAAAATCCAATGGTAGGTTTACATTTACAGCATTATGGAACATATATAAAAATCATACTTTCAAGTGGTAAATAAGACTAAATATACAATAGCTTGAATAGAGGGCAAAATCAATTGCTGAGTATCCCGTTTCTGGTGACAGCAACTTCCCTAGTTTATGACAAGGGCATTGTGTTTATGgtttacctgctcactgggaaGATGGTAAAATCCATTTTTTTCAATCTCAGATCTAAATGTTTCCAGAAAGAGATCACTGAGGGTCTGATGGATGACTACATTTGCTGCGTTCCGGATTGGGGCACGAACCTTCTCCTTCAATTCCCCATATTCTGAAGAATTCAACCTGGAAAGGAATGAGCAACAATGAACATTACCACCAACGACATCACAGCTCACAAGGTTCTTTTGTCATGTGGTCGTATCACTATAGCATAAGATTATTATTATAGTATAAGCCGATATATATTCACAACATATTGTTCAGCTTTTTGCAATTATACAGTGGGGGAATGGAACAGTAAGTGACAGGCAAAataatagtaattatatataaaactatacgCAAAAGAATGCAACGTACAATTAATGAGATTAGCATTAAGGCAAATGATTACCTGAAATATGTTCGGAATCATTTTACTACCCACCAGTCTTTAAGATACAAATATTTGAGTGGccaaatgcaaaaacaaaagatTCCTCAAATCACATCAAAGTTGGGGAGTGGAGCAGGAGCACCTACTGTTTTAGAATATTTGTACACAAGATAATTTTAAACGGTGTAAGTAGATGGACAGGGTTACACCATAAGCTGCAGTGATTATAGTGTTCAGATTGTCATTTTAAAATGACacacagaaaaataaacaaatattactGTTGTTTACTACATCTTGGTACTTTTAAAATGAATGaaggcaaataaatatataaacataaaaataagataatacataatttattataatatttaaggAGAAGTATCTCTTTTTCTAAGTTAGTCCACTAAAATAATTTAACGGACCTGTAGAAAGGACAGGTACCTGCTCtataaaaatattgttttgtttttaaaaaaaaaagtgtttaaatgtaacaaaataactGCACTTAGATGAAGGAAGAAAAGGATAACCTGAAAGTCAGACTGTATTTACCTGATATTAAAAGCTGAAATGTTTGGATTAACACTGGCTACTGTAATTGTGATAAACTGTGTTGGGGTGCTGTACTCCAAAGGGAGTTCCTGTAGCCTTGTGTCAATCACTGTCAAATGTATATCTTGTTGCTGGGCCACGTGCACTGTATAAGTGGTCACTTTCATTACCCATGTGTCTGTAACAATCACTCTGGCTCCAGGAGCCCCTGTTGCAAACTTGTCAATTCTTCTGAACTCTGTATTGATTGAAGACGCCACGGCTCTCCAGCTGCTCTGAGGAAGTGAATAGTGGGCAAGAGTCTTGGCAATTGGGTGGTGGCTCCACAGCTTCCGTGACCAGTAGAAAGCAAGGATGCTAGCAATGGTGGGTACAATGATGGCAAAAAAAGCCAACACCTTCACAGAGGCACTGGCTGTGTACAAATTGTACAGTTCTCGTTCGGGAGCAGCTTTACACATCCCTATGTAGTACcctgtgtgaaaaaaaaacaaaaacaaaaggatTCAACAGGGTAAATAGGAAATTCTCttgaaaattttaataaaaatttgaGTTTTATATCAATCCCATGGAAGCCCTTCTACTTATTGGCATTATGACGggtagcttaaaaaaaaaaaatgtcaattgaTCAGAAGTATGGTCTAGGAATGTTTTGACTCTGGTTCTATGACAATCCTCGAAATTGAAATGAAAGAGAACAGTTAGACAAGCATCTGATTTTCTGTTTTTCACCAAAgtagctattaaccccttaaccaccaaacttctggaataaaagggaatcatgacatgttacacatgtcatgtgtccttatggggttaaaggacaactgtcatcaaatgtctttcttttttacatttattacagtTAAAGCAATTTATGATgacgtgcaatatatatatatgttcgagAAAATGTCACATATTTTAATCTAACTGCACAGCCATTTATGGTCAGTGTACAGTTATCTGATCAGCTGCTACCCAACCTAACTGACCTACTACTGCAGGTTCACACAGAGCAATCGCAGCAGCAGGCAGGTTAGGTTGAGCAGCTCTATGCAGCCATGAGATAATTTAGTGAGTATATTATTCACGTTTTGACTTTCCTTTTGATAAACCACTAAActgtcaaaattatttttaataggaACTACCCTTTTACAGACTTCTACAGCATAGGCATCAAGATCTCTTGAATCGATAGGACACAAAACCATGAGCACTCCAAACCCTAACGGAGACAGCGAGAAACTGCTGCTAGCAGTGAGTGTCAAGTATAGGAACCTGGTCCTCCCCATAGAAAAAAACTCccaaaaaactcactttttccagCACTGAGTAAAAGATCGCTCAATCTGATCCTCCTCCACTGACATCACTCCCCCTCTTTAGAAGGCGACAGATGTCAGGGGGTGcaggctgaggagaggacttgcGCAGCAGATTCcttagcaccatgaccactgcaaacCAGTGAAATGAATGACCAATGGAGCTTGGAATAGCCCTTTTAAATGTTATGAGGGTGGAAGCATTCCTATAAGAACTACAGGACTAAAAAGTTGGAATCTCAATAGAGCAGGTTAAAGAGGGCAAATATGTTTACCACACTTTGTACCCAACTCTTTCTTGGTTCCCATtcagtaaataaaagtataaagCCTTGCTATGCTCTAGTGAAGAAATGACATTGAGCTCCTGTTACTTAGACTGTTACTATTTAGACTGCAACTGTTTGGACAGCTACTAGTTGGACAGCTACTAGTTGGACAGCTACTCGTTGGACAGCTACTCGTTGGACAGCTACTCGCTGGACAGCTACTCGCTGGACAGCTACTCGCTGGACAGCTACTCGTTGGACAGCTACTCGTTGGACAGCTACTCGCTAGACAGCTACTCGCTAGACAGCTACTCGCTAGACAGTTACTGTTTAGACTTGATATTTAGACCGTTACTGTTTAGAATGTTGATATTTAGACCGTTACTGTTTAGAATGTTGATATTTAGACCATTATTGTTTAGACAGTTACTATTTAGACTGTTGATATTTAGACAGTTACTATTTAGACAGTTACTATTTAGACAGTTACTGTTTAGACAGTTACTGTTTAGACAGTTACTGTTTAGACAGTTACTGTTTAGACAGTTACTGTTTAGACAGTTACTGTTTAGACTGTTATTGTTTAGACTGTTATTGTTTAGACTGTTATTGTTTAGACTGTTATTGTTTAGACTGTTATTGTTTAGACTGTTATTGTTTAGACTGTTATTGTTTAGACTGTTATTGTTTAGACTGTTATTGTTTAGACTGTTACTGTTTAGACTGTTACTGTTTAGACTGTTACTGTTTAGACTGTTACTGTTTAGACTGTTACTGTTTAGACTGTTACTGTTTAGACTGTTACTGTTTAGACTGTTACTGTTTAGACTGTTACTGTTTAGACTGTTACTGTTTAGACAGTTACGGTTTAGACAGTTACGGTTTAGACAGTTACGGTTTAGACAGTTACGGTTTAGACAGTTACGGTTTAGACAGTTACGGTTTAGACAGTTACAGTTTAGACAGTTACAGTTTAGACAGTTACGGTTTAGACAGTTACGGTTTAGACAGTTACAGTTTAGACAGTTACAGTTTAGACAGTTACAGTTTAGACAGTTACAGTTTAGACAGTTACAGTTTAGACAGTTACAGTTTAGACAGTTATTATTTAGACAGTTATTATTTAGACAGTTATTATTTAGACAGttctgtccatgtccaggtgccatGCCACCACCCATTACCAATGTCCACTCCCAGGACAGGTATAGGGGTGGCCACAAGGTCTATCCCCTGGTGCCCTGCTGAGCTGTGGCCCGTGCTGCCCATGGTGCCCATGCTGGTGTGTGCACTCACCCAGTGGGATGAAGCAGTGTGCCAGCATggtggcagtgctcctcctgatATGGTAGTGGATGAAGAACATGTCCTCACTGCCCAGCCAGCCGGACAGCAGGTTCTGCACGGTCAGTCCCATAGACTGGAACTCATTGGGGGTGAACACAAAGCACACGGCGAACACCAGGTAGGCCAGAGTGAAGGTAACCTCGGGGCTCTCCATGACCGCACACCGGCACCGGGAACACGAGGAACGACACCGGGACACTCACACTTCCGGCCAGCTGGCACTGCGGCGCGGGGCATGCCGGGAGTTGTAGGATGAACGTACATCCGCACCTACGGAATGCAGCGCTGCAGCGCGGGACATGCCGGGAGTTGTAGGAGAAACCTGCACTTTCTGAGTTTATGAGTGCATTGATATTTTCCCAATACAGTATTAGTTTCCTAAAAAAGGAAAGgggctgtttcccccccccccctcttcctttcATGTGTGAATTCAGTAAATGCTGGTGTGGTAATAAATGAATTATTAAATAAAGGAAATTTGTATTTCTATTGTTTCTGATAAAAATGTGAATTatagaaatatatgtataaataagttTATGGTAAGGCTCAGGGTGTGAGCCAAAATGTTGTTGTACCAGTTCCTCAAATAAACTCTGCCTTATGCTCTAGTAGtcgtctttctttctttctttatttgaaTTGTTGGGAACCCGCCTCTCCCTACGTTGGTCCACAAAGTGCAAGATATCCTTCTACTGGGCATGTGCAATTCCAATTTGGTTAACAAAATGAGatataggcccatcaaatccatctgtCAAAATTCTGTCAGGGGGGGCGTCGATAGAGGCGAGGGCTGGGGACTCAAACCCAGGATGTGCGGTccgattgataccggagaaactgacggaagccaagcacagagagatggacacaggtttcttcaggaaggaagagattctttattcggttcaccgatcgggactcagagggactaatgtcaccaaaatacaacaagttctgagccccggacaatagtgcaggctccttatataggcacataactcctcccatattaagctccacccgcacattctcttaaccaatcaaaacaaataagaattaacttcctgcttgaccgcatggcctgtccagcacaatggaggaggggaatactacatccggtattcttgcacatgctccgtacactactgatcgtatctttaccACGTGCAAccgaccgaccgatacgtcagtatatgcacgtacgcatgccacgtggtaatctcggtctactaaattaatttttaccgagattccaccacattcccccctttgatgcctcttgatatttcacaattacttgaggcatcacttaaccttggtttgcatacacctcaggttaccatgaaccagaccagactttcctatgatgtgaatctctcAGCacacctcttcctgcattggttctccctgatctagagccttatatttatatatggccattatctgtgctgcagccttcctttctgctatatattctatcaggctttgcacagacctaactaccaagggaataagacatggcaggagtagacacaacattaaaatcagtatgactccgcctaccaatgccttaagccctccaaactgctcataccagttaccaaaccaactacttggattataccctttccatacctgagtaggcacatgcgctagtttaaccatatgactagtaagctcagctattgcttgcccttcgtcatctatttgaagacagcaattgctcaggttaaacttcccacatacacctccctctactgccaataggtaatccaaggctaatctattttggtacactgctgtcctcatcctggtattatgcttcgctagaagattgagcgcttgtgaggtctcgttagtaattatctcaaccaccgcctgtaaccttataatgcggttgagcatataaattggggttctatatccgaaagtaccatcctctgcccatgtggctggcccataataatctataatacgctggggaggccattcatcatcttcccaggcgccaatctctatgggtccccttttcttcctatgattcacatcatacactttaacacccaaagtctcacctgtttcaataggtaacaagaagaaggatggtttgagcatacccaacacacatgccccttcccagtcctgtggcaactccgaataggccttcttaccacagatccagtacaaatttgctggggctttccaactagatgtgatagataaatcaaaccatacgtcctttaaattggcatatcttgcaaacgggttagatggttctgagacatttgaagccgaccaccaagttgtattctttgtatcatcatcataagctttttgccctagacaagttaactctcctacagaagtattaaacatcattcctttccttgctatgcaaacataacctatgatggaggtttttaatctccactcagatttacctctaacactcatctgataatcggcttgtgaggatattaattgttcaactgcctcagaaccggacattacctcctttgcttcccaaggccattggtctcccatgttagtacctccacacacatagcagttggttacattaagactaccagcaatactctcagctaaatctatgaacaggtttttagcgttatggggaatcttattatctacactcatctcttcataaaaggaatggaatacctgatgagtttgggaggtcaccgtatcggtctctatccctataaacaatactgtcccagggtctaaacccgtcccgtatatttgaaacccaaataagttaccatatctatctaagaattggtcaggattgtttataagaatatggactggattgcattccatagacttacagtatggattggtaggcaacttagtaacaatcatatccttgtctgctgtctgtccccaagttgcccaccccacacaagaccaatatgggcaaaagttataatccctatttgggcatctaggactcacatacttatttttactactgggacatatgtatttatcattagacccatacgttctctcccatctaagatccccacatacattccacggctttctaccacttgatattgctttgcatgcatcaaatagcagaacacccgaagaatgtacgaattctaacactgttttgtttattagggtcccctgaggatctccattcctgagagtcaaccaaattgtacggggttgatactccggactgaagcacctaggttctcctacccctaaatggcatacactatactctatatttaagtatctacacctagacacatcacctttacactcatattgcgaatgccaaattagggtctgggaaatatgattacctgtccttgtagtcttaatgcatacctcacagctaggagtgtcggtacctctaccttcctgaatataaaaagacacataaataaacaatatcattagcacatctttcgtcggctgcatcctcaatcttcgtccgtgcgatggcacctcagcttccagggtgtaagggctgcagggaatggagttctgctagtcttcacaggggtcccttcgagactttcctgacttttaaatcacacgtcggtgagcggacaggctttattatagccatctaaacactcacttaccaatctctgaaacaataaaatttgtaatccacaaggttcctcgtcactccgactgagtcgtgcgctttaaccggatcttgcagggattctctggatctgatgtaacttgccaagaatctaccgctgctggtttaaccctggagtgatgaatccacggagtcacttcggccacttttatcgctgtaggggtagacaaaggaacaacataaggacctctccacttgggccctaacggtacattattccactctttaatccacacttgatctcctgggtggtaactatgaacagggggataaatattcacaggtaatctatcttgtacccatttctgtacctcctccatagtcttacccaattctacaacctgctgccgggtaattccttctcccaactgactcaaatcccccctcaagttaccaagtatgggaggtggacgcccatacatgcaTTCAAAAGGAGAAAGACcgatccttctggtaggtgtactgcgaattcgcaatagagctataggcaaaagggcgttccacttaagttgggtttcctgacacatctttgccagctggttcttaatagttctattcattttctctactttaccagaactctgaggtctatatgccgtatgaagtatccactttataccaagcatatgagtcagttgttgtaggcattgatgaacaaaagctggaccattgtccgatcctatagagcagggtagtccatatcggggtattatttctcatagcaggaatctcacaacttctcctgctttctctgtacgagtaggacatgcttctacccagcctgaataggtgcacacaactactagtaggtagcgatgtccaccagatttaggcatgcctgtatagtcaatttgtagatcggatatagggagtccccccatatactgaactcctggtggctttactggtccttgtcttgcattatttttagcacacgttacacatcttcgtacaatggcttgcgttaagttggacaatcttggtatgtagaaatgttttctgagagattcttctgtactgtctcttccAGAATCTGTCccattatgatagttttggacaatttctaccgctagtgatgccggaatgactattcttccatcttctaactgataccatttgttctccaaatactttccaggttcagtctttaaccactcttcttcttgagctgtataaactggagtccattgagacagtggagttggtataagagcagctatatgttccacatattcctgtcttcctgattcagcggcacgcttagctgcattatctgccatccgatttcccttggttacatcaccatctcctctcagatgcgctcgacaatgtataataccgacttctttcggttcccatactgcttccaatagttgtagtatttcagctgcgtacttgatttctttgccctctgaattcaatagtcctctttcttgatacaaagctccgtgggcatgagtggttaaaaacgcatacttggagtccgtgtagatgtttactcttaaaccttcagccaattgtaacgctcgtgtcagtgctatcaattctgctttttgtgctgatgttccttttgacagtggccgagcttctatcaccttgtctatcgttgtcactgcatatcctgcatagcgaatcccttctttcacataactactgccgtctgtataatactggacatcggggttctggatgggaaaatcacgaagatctggtctacttgaaaatacttcatccatcacctccaaacaatcgtgttggctttcagtaggttgtggcaaaagggtagctggatttaaggtatttacagtctctaaatgcactcttgggttttcacacaacattgcttgatacttggtcatacggctgttactgaaccaatgattgcctttgtaatccaacaacgtctgtactgcatgtgggactcgtacataaagttcttggcccagagtgagtttatcggcttcagctaccagcagggcggctgcagctacggctcttagacaaggtggaagaccgctggccactgcatccagttgcttagacatgaaggcaacaggtctttgccatgatcctaagtactgtgtcaatactcccacagccattcttctttgctcgtgtacatacaggtagaatggtcgtgtgtgatcaggtagacctaatgctggggcactcatcaaggccttcttcacatcttcaaatgccttttgctgttcttgagtccataggaaggggtcgtgttctgtacccttgatagatgcatacagtggtttcgccaatatcgcataactgggaatccatatcctacagaagcctgctgcccccaagaattctcgcacttgtcttctattcttgggtattggtatttggcacacagcttcttttctctctggccccattatcctttgaccttcagagatatggaatcccagttattttacagttggcagacacaactgagccttcttcctagacaccttgtgtCCTGCCTTCCAgtgaatgtgtagtagatcgtgtgttgcttgctgacatatttgtcttgtgactgcggctatcaacaagtcatctacatattgtaataatacacactctcctgggatggacttgaaatccagtagatcttgacttagagctgaaccaaatagggtaggtgaatttttgaaCCCTtgtggcagtcttgtccaagtcatctgacgtttcgagcccgttacagcattttcccattggaaagcgaagatacattggctttctgcagcaattcggaggcaaaagaaggcatctttgaggtctaagactgtaaaataggtagccccgcccggaattaaagcaagcaggttatacggattgggcacaactggatgtatactgacaaccgcatcattgactgctctcaagtcctgcacagggcgatactcatctgtaccgggcttttgaacaggcagcaatggggtgttccagggggaagtacagaattttaggataccataccgtatgaacttatccagataagattgaatattcttcttagccttctgcgggatgtgatattgccgtaggctcactggataaaccccaagctttagttcaattcgaataggtggaatattgcgggccagtcctggtgggttgttctctgcccaaactcctggtatgttgaataaggatcatcactcttagggttttggctagtcaacgctgtataaagtcgccactcttcttcctttggtacggataatgtcataatacctgaaggtccattaaactttagggaggttgttccat
Above is a genomic segment from Pelobates fuscus isolate aPelFus1 chromosome 6, aPelFus1.pri, whole genome shotgun sequence containing:
- the TMEM129 gene encoding E3 ubiquitin-protein ligase TM129, encoding MESPEVTFTLAYLVFAVCFVFTPNEFQSMGLTVQNLLSGWLGSEDMFFIHYHIRRSTATMLAHCFIPLGYYIGMCKAAPERELYNLYTASASVKVLAFFAIIVPTIASILAFYWSRKLWSHHPIAKTLAHYSLPQSSWRAVASSINTEFRRIDKFATGAPGARVIVTDTWVMKVTTYTVHVAQQQDIHLTVIDTRLQELPLEYSTPTQFITITVASVNPNISAFNIRLNSSEYGELKEKVRAPIRNAANVVIHQTLSDLFLETFRSEIEKNGFYHLPSEQELEPCIGCMQTNANIKLMKRCNAFNEGECQQCYCRPMWCLTCMGKWFASRQDQIHPETWLSSCAPCPTCRAKFCIVDVCRTQ